The Diaphorobacter ruginosibacter genome contains a region encoding:
- a CDS encoding FKBP-type peptidyl-prolyl cis-trans isomerase, whose translation MKNILTLLAVSAALTATAAHAADPVTTPSGLVYESIKEGSGASPKATDTVRVHYRGWFPDSGKEFDSSIKRGQPIDFPLNGVIPCWTEGVQKMKVGGKAKLTCPASIAYGARGAGGVIPPNATLNFEVELLAVNGK comes from the coding sequence ATGAAGAACATCCTGACCCTGCTGGCTGTCTCCGCCGCCCTGACCGCAACGGCCGCCCATGCCGCCGATCCCGTGACCACTCCGAGCGGACTGGTCTATGAAAGCATCAAGGAGGGCTCCGGCGCTTCGCCCAAGGCCACGGACACCGTGCGCGTGCACTACCGCGGCTGGTTTCCCGATTCCGGCAAGGAGTTCGACAGCTCGATCAAGCGCGGACAGCCGATCGACTTTCCGCTCAATGGCGTCATTCCATGCTGGACCGAAGGCGTGCAGAAGATGAAGGTGGGCGGCAAGGCCAAGCTGACCTGCCCGGCCAGCATCGCCTACGGCGCGCGCGGTGCGGGCGGCGTGATCCCGCCCAATGCGACGCTGAACTTCGAGGTGGAGCTGCTGGCGGTCAACGGCAAGTGA
- a CDS encoding DUF445 domain-containing protein produces MQMLPMEDHLDSPGVHAAAAARAAHLARAKWQATGLFIAVLVVFALTYAFPQNLWVECVRAMAEAAMIGALADWFAVSALFRRIPLPYLARHTNIIARNKDRIGENLSVFVRDRFLDAPSLVGMIRRHDPADLLAQWLTSPANAGLLGKQVARLISTALDTIEDEKIQELLNRAARALIGHLDISRGMAAALGALTHERRHQVLLDDLLVRLGSLLQSTDTRNFIAGTLVNWIKREHPLKQKVLPTDWLGGKGASAISHAVETLLVEVARDPNHQLRDTLDTAIARLIERMQNDPDWERRGEEIRSYLQNDEALGSYVHDIWAELRRKLREDLQDEHSALARNVSQMGQWLGMSLAGDAALRHRLNVRLELWAAQWAPDVAQSVAEHIRATVQRWDAQEMAELVEQHIGSDLQYIRINGTIVGGLIGLVLFVISHASIIWGLVARS; encoded by the coding sequence ATGCAAATGCTTCCGATGGAGGATCACCTGGATTCGCCCGGCGTGCATGCCGCAGCAGCGGCGCGCGCGGCGCATCTGGCCCGGGCCAAGTGGCAGGCGACAGGCCTGTTCATCGCCGTCTTGGTGGTCTTCGCGCTGACCTATGCCTTTCCCCAGAATCTCTGGGTCGAGTGCGTGCGTGCGATGGCCGAGGCCGCGATGATCGGCGCGCTGGCCGACTGGTTCGCCGTATCGGCGCTGTTCAGGCGCATCCCCCTGCCGTATCTCGCTCGGCACACCAACATCATTGCGCGCAACAAGGACCGCATCGGCGAGAACCTGTCGGTGTTCGTGCGCGACCGGTTCCTGGATGCGCCCTCGCTTGTCGGCATGATCCGCAGGCATGACCCGGCCGACCTGCTGGCGCAGTGGCTGACCTCTCCGGCCAACGCGGGCCTGCTCGGCAAGCAGGTGGCGCGGCTGATCTCGACCGCGCTGGACACCATCGAGGACGAGAAGATCCAGGAGCTGCTCAACCGGGCTGCGCGCGCGCTGATCGGGCATCTGGATATCTCGCGCGGGATGGCAGCGGCTCTCGGCGCGCTCACGCATGAGCGGCGCCACCAGGTGCTGCTCGACGACCTGCTGGTGCGCCTTGGCAGCCTGCTGCAGTCCACGGACACCCGCAATTTCATCGCCGGAACGCTGGTCAACTGGATCAAGCGCGAGCATCCGCTCAAGCAGAAGGTGCTGCCCACCGACTGGCTCGGCGGCAAGGGGGCGTCCGCCATTTCCCATGCGGTGGAGACGCTGCTGGTCGAGGTGGCCAGGGACCCGAACCACCAGTTGCGCGACACGCTGGACACCGCGATCGCACGGCTCATCGAGCGCATGCAGAACGATCCGGACTGGGAGCGGCGCGGCGAGGAGATCCGCAGCTACCTGCAGAACGACGAGGCCCTGGGCTCCTATGTGCACGACATCTGGGCGGAGCTGCGGCGCAAGCTGCGCGAGGACCTGCAGGACGAGCACTCGGCCCTCGCGCGCAATGTCTCGCAGATGGGCCAGTGGCTGGGCATGTCGCTGGCGGGCGATGCGGCGCTGCGCCATCGCCTGAACGTTCGCCTCGAACTGTGGGCCGCGCAATGGGCGCCCGACGTGGCGCAGTCGGTGGCGGAGCACATCCGCGCGACCGTGCAGCGCTGGGATGCGCAGGAGATGGCCGAGCTGGTGGAGCAGCACATCGGCAGCGACCTGCAGTACATCCGGATCAACGGCACCATCGTGGGCGGGCTCATCGGCCTGGTGCTGTTCGTGATATCGCACGCGAGCATCATCTGGGGACTGGTCGCGCGAAGCTGA